One genomic window of Thermodesulfobacteriota bacterium includes the following:
- a CDS encoding TRAP transporter small permease, giving the protein MRIVEKLSWVVERVAAIPCMMAIGGMTIIVLLGVLFRYVFRSPLGWTEEAARYLMIWAASLAVSMGIMKGEHVGIHLVVNALPQKVKKGVAVFVHLAILAFLWVLTERGYHMALNGRNQFAPLLGITMVWSLAAVPIAGLLAMLQTVFSLLKLFPPSKDTSN; this is encoded by the coding sequence ATGAGAATCGTCGAAAAACTCTCATGGGTCGTGGAGAGGGTGGCGGCGATCCCCTGCATGATGGCCATCGGGGGGATGACCATCATTGTCCTCCTGGGAGTGCTCTTCCGCTACGTCTTTAGAAGCCCTCTCGGTTGGACTGAGGAAGCAGCCCGCTATCTGATGATCTGGGCTGCTTCCCTCGCCGTGAGCATGGGGATCATGAAAGGAGAACATGTGGGGATCCATCTGGTGGTCAACGCCCTTCCCCAAAAGGTTAAAAAGGGCGTGGCGGTCTTTGTCCACCTCGCCATCCTGGCCTTCCTGTGGGTCTTGACCGAACGTGGCTACCACATGGCCCTGAACGGAAGGAATCAATTTGCCCCCCTCTTGGGGATCACCATGGTCTGGTCTTTGGCCGCTGTCCCGATCGCAGGCCTCTTGGCTATGCTCCAGACGGTTTTCTCCCTTCTGAAACTCTTTCCCCCTTCGAAGGACACATCGAATTAG